A window from Betaproteobacteria bacterium encodes these proteins:
- a CDS encoding RNA methyltransferase yields the protein MKRIASRDNPFLKHLRKLLTSTAVRREVGQTVLDGPHLVAAYLGDTNNGPVDIAVSQSGLGRPEIRALADRAESQRVCVVEDAAFKSLSPSETPSGIVAVVTIPRAAANATANCLLLEGIQDPGNLGSMLRTARAAGFSQIYLSPGCADAWSPKCLRGGMGAHFGLCIEEDAALGEVLRGFAGTSVACDPRAQRTVYDISLPTPLAVVVGAEGAGLSCALLGATTQRCRIPMSGQTESLNAGVAAAIVMYEHVRQCTHGQRSLT from the coding sequence ATGAAGCGCATCGCCTCGCGGGACAATCCATTTCTCAAGCACCTTCGCAAACTTCTTACCTCCACCGCTGTGCGGCGAGAGGTAGGGCAGACCGTATTGGACGGTCCGCATCTGGTCGCGGCCTATCTCGGTGACACGAACAACGGGCCAGTGGATATCGCGGTATCGCAATCGGGCCTTGGCCGGCCAGAGATTCGCGCCCTGGCGGATCGTGCCGAATCGCAACGAGTTTGCGTCGTGGAAGATGCCGCGTTCAAGTCCTTGAGTCCCTCCGAAACGCCTTCTGGAATCGTGGCAGTCGTTACGATCCCGCGCGCGGCAGCCAATGCCACGGCGAATTGCCTTCTGCTGGAAGGCATACAAGATCCTGGCAACTTGGGCTCCATGCTTCGCACTGCCCGCGCGGCGGGCTTCTCCCAAATCTATCTTTCGCCCGGTTGCGCCGATGCTTGGTCGCCGAAGTGCCTGCGCGGAGGCATGGGCGCGCACTTCGGTCTTTGCATCGAAGAGGATGCCGCCCTGGGAGAAGTGTTGCGCGGTTTCGCGGGCACTTCCGTCGCGTGCGATCCGCGCGCGCAGCGAACCGTTTACGACATCTCACTCCCTACGCCGTTGGCGGTGGTGGTGGGCGCGGAAGGCGCGGGGCTGTCCTGCGCTTTACTCGGTGCCACCACGCAGCGTTGCAGAATTCCCATGAGCGGGCAGACGGAATCTCTAAATGCGGGCGTGGCCGCGGCCATCGTGATGTACGAGCACGTGCGGCAGTGCACGCATGGACAGCGGTCATTAACGTAG